The DNA region GAACCTTGCATGCCGCTATCAAACACAGTGCGACCCACGCCTCAACGCCAACCAAGCCTTAGAGCTTGCATTTCTGATCGCAGACTCCCTTAAAGACGCTCGTCAACGATTTTTAGCACAATAAAACTGCTTTACATGTAAAGGTGAAAATCTTTACATGTAAAATAAAATATCTCACTTTAATTTTATTTTTTGCGATAAGGGAAAAACATGATTTATGAAATGAGAACCTATACTGTGAAAGTTGGAAAACAGCACGCATATATGAAACATTTTGAAGAAGTGGGTCTACCAATTATCAGTAAATATGCAAAACTTGTAGGATATTGGTACAGTGACATTGGAGAGCTCAATCAGGTTGTTCATATTTGGGAATATCCAGATCTCAATACGAGAGAAGAGAGAAGGAGGGCACTTTATCATGATAAAGAATGGCTTGAAAATTTTGTTCCTCTTGGGTTACCTATGCTTGAAAAACAAGAGTCAAAAATAATGTATGCCTCAAATTTTTCACCTATTCAATAGCCC from Sulfurospirillum diekertiae includes:
- a CDS encoding NIPSNAP family protein, with translation MIYEMRTYTVKVGKQHAYMKHFEEVGLPIISKYAKLVGYWYSDIGELNQVVHIWEYPDLNTREERRRALYHDKEWLENFVPLGLPMLEKQESKIMYASNFSPIQ